A portion of the Sulfuricurvum kujiense DSM 16994 genome contains these proteins:
- the pgsA gene encoding CDP-diacylglycerol--glycerol-3-phosphate 3-phosphatidyltransferase, whose protein sequence is MFNLPNLLAFARLLIAPVMFWIILNPQVFTDMGWHVSWNYYAASLLFVIASVTDFFDGYIARELDQITIVGQILDPLADKMLTLAAFLGLMMAGAASAWAIYIIIVRELFITGLRTLSLSEGIDISASWAGKVKTVAQMIAIGFLLMHWPFGDMLLWIAVALTVYSGIEYLIGFSKAYQNRSNA, encoded by the coding sequence GTGTTTAACCTTCCCAATCTCCTAGCGTTCGCGCGACTTCTCATCGCACCGGTGATGTTTTGGATCATTCTCAATCCTCAAGTGTTTACGGACATGGGATGGCACGTCAGCTGGAACTATTATGCGGCATCGCTTCTGTTTGTGATTGCAAGTGTTACCGACTTTTTTGACGGCTATATTGCCCGTGAACTCGATCAAATCACCATCGTAGGACAGATCCTCGACCCGCTAGCCGACAAAATGCTCACCCTCGCCGCTTTTTTAGGTCTTATGATGGCGGGTGCCGCATCAGCATGGGCGATCTATATCATCATCGTCCGCGAACTCTTTATCACCGGACTTCGTACCCTCTCACTCTCCGAGGGGATCGATATCAGCGCCTCATGGGCGGGAAAAGTCAAAACGGTCGCACAGATGATCGCCATCGGATTTTTGCTGATGCACTGGCCGTTTGGCGATATGCTGCTCTGGATTGCCGTCGCATTAACCGTTTATTCGGGCATCGAGTATTTGATCGGGTTTAGCAAAGCCTA
- a CDS encoding enoyl-ACP reductase, with the protein MQGKTLLISGGTRGIGKAIVYAFAAQGCNVAFTYNSNAEIAAEIANDVEKNHGVKCRGYALNILEPDEYKEVFAKFDEDFDRLDFFISNAIISGRAVVGGFGPFMRLKPKGLNNIYTATVNAFVVGAQEAAKRMEKVGGGSIISMSSTGNLVYTPNYAGHGTNKAAVEAMVRYAAAELGEKGIRVNAVSGGPIDTDALKAFPNYEEVKSEVVARSPLSRMGEAEDLTGACLFLCGSGSSWLTGQTIVVDGGTTFQ; encoded by the coding sequence GCGATTGTCTATGCGTTCGCCGCACAGGGGTGCAACGTCGCTTTCACCTATAACTCCAATGCCGAGATTGCGGCCGAAATCGCAAACGATGTTGAAAAAAATCACGGTGTCAAATGCCGAGGATATGCCCTTAACATTTTAGAGCCGGATGAGTACAAAGAGGTTTTTGCCAAATTTGACGAAGATTTCGATCGACTCGACTTTTTTATCTCCAATGCGATCATTTCAGGACGTGCCGTAGTCGGCGGTTTCGGGCCGTTCATGCGCCTCAAACCTAAAGGATTGAACAATATCTATACCGCTACCGTCAACGCCTTTGTCGTCGGTGCACAAGAGGCGGCGAAACGGATGGAGAAAGTGGGCGGCGGTTCAATCATCTCGATGAGTTCGACCGGCAATCTCGTCTATACCCCGAATTACGCAGGTCACGGAACCAACAAAGCGGCTGTTGAGGCGATGGTGCGCTACGCTGCGGCCGAACTGGGAGAAAAAGGGATTCGGGTCAATGCCGTCAGCGGCGGACCGATCGATACCGATGCACTTAAAGCGTTCCCGAACTATGAAGAGGTCAAAAGCGAAGTTGTTGCGCGCTCGCCGCTTAGCCGTATGGGTGAAGCCGAAGATTTGACGGGAGCCTGCCTGTTCCTCTGCGGAAGCGGTTCTTCATGGCTTACGGGACAAACGATCGTTGTAGACGGCGGGACGACGTTTCAGTAA